In Clostridium sp. JN-1, one genomic interval encodes:
- the cas2 gene encoding CRISPR-associated endonuclease Cas2, which produces MGKNFNFNYAFLFYDVNEKRVNKVFKICKKYFHHHQNSVFRGAITPSKMIKLKSELNKIIEDSDFVTIIKLMNDSCFDEETLGTNDKNTENLIL; this is translated from the coding sequence ATGGGAAAAAATTTTAACTTCAACTATGCATTTTTATTTTATGATGTAAATGAAAAAAGAGTAAATAAAGTATTTAAAATATGTAAAAAGTATTTTCATCACCATCAAAATTCTGTTTTTAGAGGAGCAATAACCCCTTCTAAAATGATAAAGTTGAAAAGTGAACTGAATAAAATCATAGAAGACAGTGATTTTGTTACAATAATAAAACTCATGAATGACAGCTGTTTTGATGAAGAAACTTTAGGCACAAATGATAAAAACACCGAAAATTTAATACTATGA
- the cas3 gene encoding CRISPR-associated helicase Cas3': MYFDDVEMFHAESFIDNLDSIYAHMDRNDKTRREKLMEHIKLTYKYFNFICREKNLNNIFSNLQKDILKDKSEDVIYLWKEMFANTIYMHDMGKINPAFQHDKMLNKLYQNNSTGERNHSLLGSYIYVSYFNEKINKIKKRHDRFYLKYFMYLNSYVISRHHGFLYNIGDYKEKLENFPENYKKETYYPDLNMDTLGNVVIHKSFYNSREYIKDCFLSNDRLNFTLYIYSKLLFSILTAADYYATSQFMNGERVNDIGIINDKLKKRFSMDIENYDILKSIRDYEKNPVTNGKYNNINQLRSEITIESEKNYLKNKDKNIYYLEAPTGAGKTITSMNLARLILNSDSRINKLFYVFPFNTLVEQTKNEFIKIFKNDSLVRENISVINSINPIKTVDKDVFDLDTNKQIDYEKSLLNRIFINYPFVITTHVNFFNSLFGTSREEVFPLINICNSVIILDEIQSYKNEIWKEIINFLDSYSELLNIKVIIMSATLPRLNKLINGDSCNFTYLIQNRSKYFKNPYFKDRVKFEIIDLGQEIEEQFQNLMEDIQFESKDNNKILIEFIFKKKADKFFDYMNKNFYNDYGHEIAIMTADDNKVDRSKIVKMAKDKNKKLILIATQIIEAGVDIDMDLGYKNISILDAEEQFMGRINRSCLKKGRVKFFKIDDCKIIYKGDVRKEKELTLIQGEIQELLKEKDFEKYYEKVIEKIRIKKQEKNDYGYDAFIKSLNSMNFKAIQEHMKLIDNDQKKYTVFISRKIKMENNEVIYGENVWNEYKEILMDNNIEYAEKKVKLSKINSFLSYFIYKVKEIPQQYNDLLGNIYYISDGEKYIKDGRFNQEIFIGEEIDAANIIL; this comes from the coding sequence GTGTATTTTGATGATGTGGAGATGTTTCATGCAGAATCTTTTATAGATAATTTAGATAGCATATATGCTCATATGGATAGAAATGATAAAACTAGAAGAGAAAAACTTATGGAGCATATAAAATTAACCTATAAATATTTTAATTTTATATGCAGAGAAAAAAATTTAAACAATATATTCAGTAATTTACAAAAGGATATTTTAAAAGATAAAAGTGAAGATGTAATTTATTTGTGGAAAGAGATGTTTGCAAACACTATATACATGCATGATATGGGAAAAATTAATCCAGCATTTCAGCATGATAAAATGCTAAATAAATTATACCAAAATAATTCAACAGGGGAGAGAAATCATTCATTACTTGGATCTTATATATATGTAAGTTATTTCAATGAAAAGATAAACAAAATAAAAAAAAGACATGACAGATTCTATTTAAAATATTTTATGTATTTAAATTCTTATGTAATATCAAGGCACCATGGATTTTTGTATAACATAGGAGATTATAAAGAAAAGTTAGAGAACTTCCCAGAAAATTATAAAAAAGAAACTTATTACCCTGATTTAAATATGGATACATTGGGAAATGTAGTAATTCATAAATCTTTTTATAATTCACGTGAATATATAAAAGACTGCTTTTTATCAAATGACAGATTAAATTTTACTCTATATATTTATTCTAAGCTGCTATTTTCTATACTTACAGCAGCAGACTACTATGCAACATCTCAGTTTATGAATGGAGAAAGGGTAAATGATATCGGAATTATAAATGACAAATTGAAAAAAAGGTTTAGTATGGATATAGAAAACTATGATATTTTAAAGAGCATAAGAGACTATGAAAAGAATCCAGTCACTAATGGAAAATATAACAATATAAATCAATTGAGATCTGAAATAACTATTGAATCTGAAAAAAATTATTTAAAAAATAAAGACAAAAATATATATTATCTTGAAGCACCAACTGGGGCAGGTAAAACTATAACATCAATGAATTTAGCAAGACTTATATTAAATTCAGATAGTAGAATAAACAAACTTTTTTATGTATTTCCATTTAACACTTTAGTTGAACAGACGAAAAATGAATTTATAAAAATATTTAAAAATGATAGTTTGGTAAGAGAAAATATATCTGTTATAAACTCAATAAACCCCATAAAAACGGTGGATAAAGATGTGTTTGATTTAGATACCAATAAACAAATTGACTATGAAAAATCACTTTTGAACAGAATTTTTATAAATTATCCTTTTGTAATAACCACTCATGTCAATTTTTTTAATTCACTATTTGGAACAAGTAGAGAAGAAGTTTTCCCGCTTATAAACATATGCAATTCAGTAATAATATTGGATGAAATACAAAGTTATAAAAATGAAATATGGAAGGAAATAATTAATTTTTTGGATTCATACTCGGAACTTTTAAATATAAAAGTAATAATAATGTCAGCCACTCTTCCAAGATTAAATAAATTAATTAATGGTGACAGCTGTAATTTTACATATTTAATACAAAATAGAAGCAAGTATTTTAAAAATCCGTATTTTAAGGATAGGGTAAAATTTGAAATTATTGATTTAGGGCAAGAAATTGAAGAACAATTCCAGAACCTAATGGAAGATATACAATTTGAAAGCAAAGATAACAATAAAATATTGATTGAATTCATATTTAAAAAGAAAGCGGATAAATTCTTTGATTACATGAATAAAAATTTTTATAACGATTATGGACATGAAATTGCAATTATGACTGCAGATGATAATAAAGTTGACAGAAGTAAAATTGTAAAGATGGCAAAAGATAAAAATAAGAAACTAATTTTAATAGCTACACAGATAATAGAAGCAGGAGTCGATATAGATATGGACTTGGGTTATAAAAATATATCTATTTTGGATGCAGAAGAGCAGTTTATGGGAAGAATAAATAGATCGTGTCTAAAAAAAGGCAGGGTGAAATTTTTTAAAATTGATGATTGCAAAATTATTTACAAAGGTGATGTGAGAAAAGAAAAAGAACTTACCTTAATTCAAGGTGAAATTCAAGAACTTTTAAAAGAAAAAGATTTTGAAAAATACTATGAAAAAGTTATAGAGAAAATAAGAATAAAAAAACAGGAAAAAAATGATTATGGATATGATGCTTTTATTAAAAGCTTAAATTCTATGAATTTTAAAGCTATACAAGAGCATATGAAACTTATAGATAATGATCAAAAAAAATATACTGTATTTATTTCTAGAAAAATAAAAATGGAGAATAATGAAGTTATATATGGGGAGAATGTCTGGAATGAATATAAAGAGATTTTAATGGATAACAACATTGAGTATGCAGAAAAGAAAGTAAAACTATCAAAAATAAATTCATTTTTAAGCTATTTCATATATAAAGTAAAAGAAATACCACAGCAGTACAATGATTTGCTGGGAAATATATATTACATTTCAGATGGAGAAAAATACATAAAAGATGGCAGATTTAATCAAGAGATATTTATAGGAGAGGAGATTGATGCAGCAAATATAATATTGTGA
- a CDS encoding ADP-ribose-binding protein, with protein sequence MDYKYMYDKILLTKGDITKQDADAIVNAANSSLLGGGGVDGAIHAAGGRQILEECTAIVKKIGELKTGKSVITSGGNLKSKYVIHTVGPIWRGGNNNEETLLANCYRNSLKLAAENGIETIAFSNISTGVYGFPKELAAKIAFDTVKSVMPNYKSLKEVRFVCFNDENYNLYLRLINNENSVHSAQK encoded by the coding sequence ATGGATTATAAATATATGTATGATAAGATCTTATTAACAAAAGGTGATATAACAAAACAAGATGCTGATGCAATTGTTAATGCAGCAAACAGCAGTCTGCTTGGCGGCGGTGGAGTAGATGGAGCTATACATGCAGCAGGTGGAAGGCAAATACTTGAAGAATGCACAGCTATTGTGAAAAAAATAGGAGAATTAAAGACTGGTAAGTCGGTTATAACATCAGGAGGAAATCTTAAATCAAAATATGTTATTCATACAGTAGGACCTATATGGAGGGGCGGAAATAATAATGAAGAAACCCTTTTAGCTAATTGTTATAGAAACAGCTTAAAGCTGGCAGCAGAAAATGGAATTGAAACTATTGCATTTTCTAATATAAGCACAGGTGTATATGGTTTTCCAAAAGAATTAGCTGCTAAAATAGCTTTTGACACTGTGAAGTCTGTAATGCCTAATTATAAGAGTTTAAAAGAAGTTAGATTTGTTTGCTTTAATGATGAAAATTATAATTTATATTTGAGGCTAATTAACAATGAAAATTCTGTTCATTCTGCACAGAAGTAA
- the pepI gene encoding proline iminopeptidase: MKITEGYMPYLEYKTYYRIVGECTGNKKPLVLLHGGPGSTHNYFELLDKVSEDGRAVIMYDQLGCGLSTTPSRPDLWCAKTWIEELIQLRKHLGLDEIHLLGQSWGGMQAIQYACEYKPEGIKSYILSSTLPSAAIWEKEQRRRVAYLPQEMQDAIAKAEKSGDYSSKEYQKAEAEFMRRHCAGQVGPDSPECLRRPKAAGTEAYITAWGQNEFTPSGTLKNFDFMKEIEDIQEPCLIISGLLDLCSPLIAKTMYDKIPNSEWELFEFSRHMPFVEENEKYIKVLNKWLNKND, from the coding sequence ATGAAGATTACTGAAGGCTATATGCCATATCTAGAATATAAAACTTATTATCGTATAGTGGGTGAATGCACTGGAAATAAGAAGCCGCTGGTTTTATTACACGGCGGACCTGGCTCTACACATAATTATTTTGAATTACTTGATAAAGTTTCAGAAGATGGACGTGCGGTTATTATGTACGACCAACTAGGATGCGGACTGTCCACAACACCTTCCCGTCCTGATTTATGGTGTGCCAAGACATGGATTGAAGAATTAATCCAGCTGCGTAAGCACTTAGGATTGGACGAGATTCATTTATTAGGACAATCTTGGGGTGGAATGCAGGCAATTCAATACGCTTGCGAATACAAACCAGAAGGAATAAAAAGCTATATTTTATCCAGTACTTTACCATCTGCTGCAATATGGGAAAAAGAACAGCGCAGAAGAGTTGCATACCTTCCGCAAGAAATGCAGGATGCTATTGCAAAAGCAGAAAAATCCGGAGATTACTCGTCAAAAGAATATCAAAAGGCAGAAGCAGAATTTATGCGCCGCCACTGCGCAGGCCAAGTAGGACCAGATTCACCAGAATGCCTAAGACGTCCAAAGGCTGCTGGAACGGAGGCTTATATAACTGCATGGGGTCAAAATGAATTCACTCCATCTGGTACATTAAAAAACTTTGATTTTATGAAAGAGATTGAAGATATTCAAGAACCCTGCTTAATTATAAGCGGTTTACTTGATCTTTGCTCACCGCTTATTGCAAAAACAATGTATGACAAAATTCCTAATTCAGAGTGGGAATTATTTGAATTCAGCCGCCATATGCCATTTGTAGAAGAAAATGAAAAATATATAAAAGTTCTTAATAAATGGCTGAATAAAAATGACTAA
- the cas1b gene encoding type I-B CRISPR-associated endonuclease Cas1b, translating into MASGTKYLMSMGELKRKDNSVVFHNEKGNFYLPIESLREIYCMNEITINSKFLDFAAKAGIVIHFFNYYGYYSGTFYPKESLVSGKVTIKQVEAFLNNRNYVAKSFVSGIGENISQVLYHYYRHDKKEVEPTIEWIREKVPEYMEDPNLGIKQILRVEGEIWQRFYECFKYILPEDFILNKRVKRPPDNPINALISFGNSILYSKTVSQIYNTHLNQTISYLHEPSEGRFSLSLDLSEVFKPVIVYRTIFDLVNTKQIQVSKHFDKKYNYCLLNEEGKKVFVQAIEQRFESVFDHKKLKRKVSYKTAIRLDGYKLIKYLVEGEEFKPFSLKNMM; encoded by the coding sequence ATGGCTAGCGGTACTAAATATTTGATGAGTATGGGAGAACTTAAAAGAAAAGATAATTCTGTAGTATTTCATAATGAAAAGGGAAACTTTTATCTTCCTATAGAATCACTGCGGGAAATATACTGCATGAATGAAATTACAATAAACAGTAAATTCCTTGATTTTGCAGCAAAGGCTGGCATAGTTATTCATTTTTTCAATTACTATGGATATTACAGCGGAACTTTTTATCCAAAAGAAAGTCTTGTAAGCGGCAAGGTCACTATAAAACAAGTAGAGGCTTTTTTGAATAATAGGAATTATGTAGCAAAATCATTTGTCAGCGGCATAGGTGAAAATATATCTCAGGTACTATATCATTATTATAGACATGATAAAAAAGAAGTAGAACCTACAATTGAATGGATAAGGGAAAAGGTCCCAGAGTATATGGAAGATCCTAATTTAGGGATAAAACAGATATTGAGAGTTGAAGGGGAAATATGGCAGAGATTTTATGAATGTTTTAAATACATACTGCCTGAAGATTTTATACTAAATAAAAGGGTTAAGAGACCGCCGGATAATCCTATAAATGCACTTATATCATTTGGTAATTCAATATTATATTCTAAAACTGTATCTCAAATTTATAATACTCATTTAAATCAGACAATAAGTTATTTACATGAACCATCTGAAGGAAGGTTTTCTCTAAGTCTTGACTTATCTGAGGTATTTAAACCTGTAATAGTTTATAGAACAATTTTTGATTTAGTTAATACAAAACAAATTCAAGTGAGCAAGCACTTTGATAAGAAATACAATTACTGTCTTTTAAATGAGGAAGGAAAGAAAGTATTTGTACAAGCAATTGAACAGAGATTTGAAAGTGTTTTTGATCACAAGAAACTTAAAAGGAAAGTAAGTTACAAGACAGCCATAAGACTAGATGGATATAAACTTATAAAATATCTGGTGGAAGGTGAAGAGTTTAAACCTTTTAGCTTGAAAAATATGATGTGA
- a CDS encoding M50 family metallopeptidase, translated as MMFIIELLIKTCIETVYFVGIIVLVGLLLEVLRNKSIINFQRSFGSKAVMITGIIGVPIHELSHAIFALLFGHRITKIKLIQKPDENGVMGYVQHSYKQGSVYQQVGNFFIGTAPIFGGTFSIIALMRFIIPQAYNRFMNIMVESLHVTVLNKSTIQGIINSYSGLLKVIFSPKNFENPYFYVFLFIAICISSHISLSSADIKGAFTGLWVIFLILFILNAVNLSKYILTIDLIRYNILITGVLMIAVILSTATFLISLISISIN; from the coding sequence ATAATGTTTATAATTGAATTATTAATAAAAACTTGTATAGAAACAGTATATTTTGTAGGAATAATTGTTTTAGTTGGATTGCTTCTTGAAGTGTTACGAAATAAGTCTATAATAAATTTCCAGAGAAGTTTTGGAAGTAAGGCAGTAATGATAACAGGGATTATTGGTGTTCCAATACATGAATTGAGTCATGCTATTTTTGCTTTGTTATTTGGACATAGGATTACTAAGATAAAACTAATTCAAAAGCCTGATGAAAACGGAGTAATGGGATATGTACAGCACAGCTATAAACAAGGCAGTGTTTATCAGCAAGTAGGGAACTTTTTTATAGGTACAGCACCCATATTTGGGGGAACTTTTTCTATAATAGCTTTAATGAGGTTTATAATACCACAAGCTTATAACAGGTTTATGAATATAATGGTTGAAAGTTTACATGTTACAGTACTAAATAAAAGCACAATTCAAGGAATAATAAATTCTTATTCAGGATTGTTGAAAGTTATTTTTTCTCCGAAGAACTTTGAAAATCCATACTTTTATGTATTTTTATTTATAGCTATATGTATATCATCCCATATATCTTTAAGTTCTGCCGATATAAAGGGAGCTTTTACAGGACTGTGGGTTATATTTCTAATATTATTTATCCTTAATGCTGTAAATTTATCAAAATATATATTAACCATTGATTTAATAAGATATAATATTTTAATAACAGGAGTTCTAATGATAGCAGTAATACTTTCTACCGCAACATTTTTAATAAGTTTGATTTCAATTAGTATAAATTAG
- a CDS encoding aminopeptidase P family N-terminal domain-containing protein, which translates to MGKNEKEIISKLRAIMEEKGLDAYIIPSSDNHQSEYVGEFFKARAYVSGFTGDAGTVVITKNEAGLWTDGRFFLQAEYQLKDSGIKLFKMGNPGVPTILEYLEAEMPNNGKLGFDGRLIAMQEGEEFVQRLAHKNVVVEYNHDLVNEVWENRPKLANEPVFLLEEKYSGESTASKLGRVRDVMKEAGANYHVLATLDEIAWLLNIRGNDIMYSPLILCYAVVSMENVYLFIEESRIDAKVKETLTKDGVMLRPYNNIYEYVKDFKAEDVVLIDPDRINYALYKDIPAYTKKIKMENPIVLFKAIKNPVELANIEKAHVKDGVAITKFMHWLKTNVGKMKITEMSASQKLEEFRKMQDNYLWQSFEPICAFKEHAAMMHYTSTPETDVELAEGNFLLTDTGGNYFEGSTDITRTIALGEVNKELKHHFTAVARSMMNLARAKFLYGCKGYNLDVLAREPMWNLNTDFKCGTGHGVGYLSTIHEAPTGFRWCVVPSKHETHQLEEGMVITDEPGIYIDGSHGIRTENELIVRKGIENEFGQFMYFDTVTYAPIDLDAIDPEDLNRDEKLYLNSYHKLVYQKIAPHLTHEERDWLKVYTREI; encoded by the coding sequence ATGGGGAAAAATGAAAAAGAGATAATTTCAAAATTGAGAGCGATTATGGAAGAAAAGGGATTGGATGCTTATATTATTCCATCTTCAGATAATCATCAAAGTGAGTATGTAGGAGAATTTTTTAAGGCAAGAGCCTATGTATCAGGGTTTACAGGTGATGCTGGAACAGTTGTCATTACAAAAAATGAAGCGGGGCTTTGGACTGACGGAAGATTCTTCCTTCAAGCTGAGTATCAGCTTAAAGACAGTGGAATCAAGCTCTTTAAAATGGGTAATCCAGGCGTACCTACTATATTGGAATACTTGGAAGCTGAAATGCCCAATAATGGAAAACTAGGATTTGATGGACGTCTCATTGCCATGCAAGAAGGGGAAGAGTTCGTTCAGAGACTTGCTCATAAAAATGTGGTGGTTGAGTATAACCATGATCTTGTTAATGAGGTATGGGAAAACCGTCCTAAGTTGGCAAATGAACCTGTTTTTCTTCTTGAAGAAAAGTATTCTGGCGAAAGTACTGCATCTAAACTTGGCAGGGTAAGAGACGTTATGAAAGAAGCAGGCGCAAATTATCATGTCCTCGCAACCTTGGATGAAATCGCATGGCTGCTCAATATACGTGGAAATGACATTATGTATTCACCATTGATTCTTTGTTATGCGGTTGTCTCCATGGAAAATGTATATTTGTTCATTGAAGAAAGCCGAATTGATGCTAAGGTTAAGGAAACTTTAACTAAGGATGGTGTAATGCTAAGACCTTACAACAACATTTATGAATATGTTAAAGATTTCAAGGCTGAAGATGTAGTACTTATTGACCCAGATCGTATTAATTATGCGCTATATAAAGATATTCCAGCTTATACAAAAAAAATAAAAATGGAAAACCCTATTGTACTGTTCAAAGCCATTAAAAACCCTGTGGAGCTTGCCAATATTGAAAAAGCTCATGTTAAAGATGGGGTTGCTATTACGAAGTTCATGCATTGGTTAAAAACAAATGTAGGAAAAATGAAAATTACAGAAATGAGCGCTTCTCAAAAACTAGAAGAGTTCAGAAAAATGCAGGATAATTACTTGTGGCAGAGCTTTGAACCAATTTGTGCTTTCAAGGAACATGCAGCTATGATGCACTATACATCTACACCTGAAACAGATGTGGAACTTGCAGAAGGAAACTTCTTATTAACAGATACTGGTGGAAACTACTTTGAAGGATCAACAGATATCACCAGAACAATTGCCCTTGGCGAAGTAAACAAAGAACTTAAGCATCACTTCACAGCTGTTGCCAGAAGCATGATGAATCTAGCACGTGCTAAATTCTTATATGGATGTAAAGGCTACAACTTGGATGTATTAGCTAGAGAACCTATGTGGAATCTAAATACGGATTTTAAGTGTGGAACTGGTCATGGTGTTGGTTATTTGTCAACTATTCATGAAGCACCTACCGGCTTTAGATGGTGTGTGGTACCATCCAAGCACGAAACCCATCAATTGGAAGAAGGCATGGTTATAACTGATGAGCCTGGCATTTATATAGATGGATCTCATGGTATCCGTACAGAGAATGAACTTATTGTTAGAAAAGGTATTGAAAACGAATTCGGACAGTTCATGTACTTTGATACTGTAACATATGCTCCAATTGACTTAGATGCCATAGATCCAGAAGATCTTAATCGTGATGAGAAACTGTATTTAAATAGCTATCATAAACTTGTATACCAGAAAATAGCCCCTCACTTAACTCACGAAGAGCGAGATTGGTTAAAGGTGTATACAAGAGAAATTTAA
- the cas4 gene encoding CRISPR-associated protein Cas4 produces MKINGTLINYYFHCKRQFWLHANRINMEYTNEDVKIGKAIHELKAEGKKNAEISIDNVKIDKITKDYLVEVKKSDADVEAVKWQVLFYLSILKRKGIVREGKIEFQEKNKQNKKIVYVSLTEENEKKLKELNIEMEKLLEEDMPPKVGKIKGCRKCAYYEYCYI; encoded by the coding sequence ATGAAAATTAACGGTACACTCATAAATTATTATTTTCATTGTAAAAGGCAATTCTGGCTCCATGCCAATAGAATCAATATGGAATATACAAATGAAGATGTAAAGATTGGAAAAGCAATTCATGAATTAAAAGCTGAAGGAAAGAAAAATGCAGAAATATCCATAGATAATGTAAAAATAGATAAGATTACAAAAGACTATTTGGTTGAAGTAAAAAAATCTGATGCAGATGTAGAAGCGGTAAAATGGCAGGTACTATTTTATCTCAGCATATTAAAAAGAAAGGGAATAGTTAGAGAAGGAAAAATTGAATTTCAGGAGAAAAATAAGCAGAATAAAAAAATAGTATATGTGAGTCTTACAGAAGAAAATGAAAAGAAATTAAAAGAGTTGAATATTGAAATGGAAAAATTGCTTGAGGAAGATATGCCTCCTAAAGTCGGGAAAATTAAAGGATGCAGAAAATGTGCCTACTATGAATATTGTTATATCTAA